From the Halobellus litoreus genome, the window GGCCGCGACACTCGTCCACTAGTTCGACAGCGATCAAAAACGTCTGGTTTGTAAATAACAAAATGTGATCCAGCGGTCGGAGGCTTCGAGAGCAGGACTCGAGGAACGAGACCGCCGACTTCGCCCACGGGCACACAAGTTTTATATATCATAGATTAACATTAGGATACAGTACTATGAGCAGCGATAGTCACAGTGAAACCATCCGGCGGCGTCGCTTTCTCAAACTCGGGGTCGCCGTCTCGACCCCACTGTTGGCGGGATGTGCAGGGGGGGCCGACGATTCCGGGACCGAGACTGCGACCGACACCGAATCGAGCGGAGACGAGGGCGGCGGTGGGACGACGAGCGGCGGAACGACGACGATGCAACAGGCCACGGAGGTGACGATCGGATACATCCCGTCGATGGCCCACGCGCCGTTGCAGAAACCGAGCTACGCCGGTGGATTCGAGGAAGCCGGGATCGAACCGACATACCAAGCGGTCGCGGGGAGTTCGAGACTGTTCAGTTTCCTCGCTGCGGGGGACCTGGACGTCGCCGGTGCGGCTGTCGGGGCCGCCGCGCACAATTCCCTCAACCGAGATCTTCCGGTCGAGGTCGTCGCACCGCTACACTCGTATCCACCCGACCCCGAGGCCGCCGGACCGGATCCGCTGCTGGTGAGCGCGGCGTCGGGTATCACGGAGATCAGCGAACTCAAGGGCGAAACGATTGGCGTGAACACGCAGGGCTCGGCGATCCAGTGGGCCAACCATGCGGCACTCCAGACGGCGGGGCTCTCGATAGAGGACGTCAATCAGCGGACGATGCCGTTCCCCGATATGATCCCGGCGATGCAG encodes:
- a CDS encoding ABC transporter substrate-binding protein, yielding MSSDSHSETIRRRRFLKLGVAVSTPLLAGCAGGADDSGTETATDTESSGDEGGGGTTSGGTTTMQQATEVTIGYIPSMAHAPLQKPSYAGGFEEAGIEPTYQAVAGSSRLFSFLAAGDLDVAGAAVGAAAHNSLNRDLPVEVVAPLHSYPPDPEAAGPDPLLVSAASGITEISELKGETIGVNTQGSAIQWANHAALQTAGLSIEDVNQRTMPFPDMIPAMQNGSIVGGVIPEPLATVASQRIEVNRLAGNILPGALLTATSYNTDWAESNPEAADAFMTEYLRGARAIQGRWTAEENLQMIADYMDVPTDLIESAGKPYIDPNLEIDRESLADIESFLMDRGQLDYDAPLEYEQKVNDSYRQHALETLGEV